CATGCATGCTGCTAGCCATTGGGTTGAGTATAAAAAAGGATTTCGTGGGGTACTTCGACTCTCGAGAAATGGTGATCCTGTTGTTTCATGTGTGATGAGGAATTCTGAGTGACAAAGCTTCTGAATGTTCTAGCTAGTCTACCACAACCCTATTCTCTTGTGGTCTCTGATGGATTGTCATCTTTGATACAATATAACCCAAGAAGAAATGACCATTTGGATTACCATTTGGGTCAGCGATATTGGTTCAAGGGATTAGTGGGGGTTGAAGCAGTTTTTAGGGGGTATGCCGTAGtatttgttctttgttttttttttttttttttcaatatattatCAGCATGTCCAAATTTACTAAACGGCTAAACGCTAAgtaataacttaattataaatGTGTTGAGTGATCAATTAATTATCAGCATGTCCAAATGTAGTAAACACTAAGGATACGTACGCTTAGTATGTGGAATGGTTATTTCATTAGGAAAAACGaataatcttattaaaaataaaaaaatgtagaaTAAAATAGTATTGGTATTGGAGTATACATATACACTTTAacaggaataactattctcatGACTAATGATGAAATGACTATTTCTTAACCCCTATGGACCATGAGAATGACTATTCTAAGGTTATTTTATTACACTTTCTTCAATTTCCAATAGAAGTTATTCCATTTTTTCTATTGGAATAGCCATTTCGTGTACCAAACATAACCTAAATAATACCTTAATGATATGATTGAGATGGTACAAGGGCTTATTGGCATTACATCTTAACAAGGTGAGATAGTGGTGGAATAAACGtgtgatttttagcattattgCAAAATTATATATTACAATATAGGACAAAGGACATGACACTGCACTAgcaagctacccatttcttattCTATAATGATATACTACATAGTAGGTCTTATCATCTATAAAACATAAGAAATAAAGGCAGATATTCTGTCTAGAAGACAGAAAAAAGGTAGATATTCTAAAGAGTTCAAGCTGCTGCTTCATTGGCAGAGGAAACCTTTCTCTGGATATAAATGGGATCTCCCACTTTAAGGATCTTTCCCTTCCCTTCAGTAAGAGAGTCCTTCCAGACTAAATTTTGACCAAAGTAGACCTGCAGAACCATTTAACGTGTTATCTGTTAATCATTTGAAGGGAGGGAATAAAATTGTTTGGCACAGTTAAGGATTCAAGACTCACCTTTCCCTGCTGTTTCTGAGTTGGACGTAAGACTTTGTCTGACCGGATTTTCTTAAGAGTGTCATTCAGCTCAGGGCCTGCAATCCCAGTTTCTTGGTTGATTGTAGGGACCTAAAATATACAGAAGCTCTTTGTAAACATTGAAAGATATAACACAGTCAAGCAGGTGAAATACACACTCTAATTAGTGCTTTAAGAGGTTCAGACACAACTCCATCTATGGGAAGCCCATATGTAATAGTCAAATGGCTGCAAATAATATATCAGGACCCAAAGATACGGATATGTACACGTAGAAATTTTAGGGTGGTCAGATATTGGAACTTATAATTCTTGCATTTAACTGAGGAGGTAGttaaaaaagaacaataaaatgtCAAGTTTTGCCGAATCAAGTGAATTAGATGATTTAGGGTGACTATAGTATCCACCAGCAGAGGATCTGCTAAACATGTTCAACCTGTTCAACTCTGGGGCTGGAGAAGGCACTCATGCTTCATCTTTGAGCTCAACTGCAAGCtgtagttttttaaattttatcttcaATAATTCGTCTTACCAAGTGGCTGATAACATTTTCATTTCAAGTTACCCACCATAAAGTGAAGATATTTTGTACCTCACATTGGTATAatgaaaacacacacacacatgcgaCAAATGAGATACATTTGTTAGAGTATCAGCAGCTAAGCCAACAACTCATCGAATGCTCAGACGGGAAGCTCATGTAGCTGGCAATCTGTTCCACTCCCAATTGAACACAAAGACTCACAAAGACTCTGTTTCTACTGATATAGCAGTTGCTGCAGATGTTAATACCAAGCAGGGAGATAAGACTAAGCAGGAGTTTTCAATATTTGATAATGAAGATGAAGGGAATATTCAAATGCTCATTGACAAAGGATCAGTCTCAGCTGTTAGCTAGGATAACATAGTATTTGTATTTGCTATGTTGTATCTGCTGTGTTATTTATCTttagtttgaattgtaattatCTTTGGGTTTCAGTTGTACAAGTGCACATATACTCGAAGTTATCATTGTACAGTGACTGTCTATATATTGAATACAACGCAGTAGGAGAATTTATCCTGGCCAAATCAATTCCGCAATACTTTCTTTCAACATTAATACTCTTATggaaaataatttgattttcattAGAGAGGTAGAAAATGAAGAGTGATTGGTCTTACCTTACAGCGGGAGCATAGCTTGACACCCTGAAAAGTGAATTTGTTTATCTTGATCTCTGTCCACAAGTCTTCAGCAAATGGTTCACAACCATGAACCAGGATGCTGAAAAATGCAAACAAAAATTTTCATGAGACAAATCCGTTAACATTTTGGGCATGTTTAGTTATTAGTATTGGCTCTTATGGCAGTGACTGGTTCCACTACTAAACAGTGCAAAGTACATGGATTCTTATAGTTATAGATGAAATAAAGAGACATGATAAAGAGTGGATACTTGGGTCTGAAACGGTTAGCTGATATGGGCTCCTTGAGGAGCTTATTTAGTGCATCCATCGATCCCTGTAAAAGATATGTCGATATCAACCTTTAAGATTCTATCTAAAAGCAAGGAAAACTAAGCTTTCATTTCTCAACTGGACCAACCTGAGATAATAGCAAGTATGGATACATGTCAGAGAACAAGACACTGTGTCCAGGAGCATACCCAGGTTCTACAGGCCTAGTTTCTGAAGCTGCATTAGAAAATGATGGAATCCAtgatttaaaatagaaataaatataagaaatttaaataagaaagaaagtcATCCCAGATGCTCAGAATGATTGGAAATCCTCTGCCGAGGCTTCCATGGAAAGAGTGTAAAGAAAAACATATAACAAAATAGAAGatgaaacaaaaagaagacaaatCTTGTAACTAATCATAGGGGAGTTGGCACAAATCAGAACAACATGCAGCCAAATCAGACATTAGTTGTTGTTGAGTTGGGAAATATGACTCTGAGCATAATGACatacatgtatgtatgtatttggCTCTTTTTTCCCTTTCCTCTTGATGGTATGTATGCATTTGTCTACCATCCGTacatgtgtgtatgtgtgttaCAATACCAAAACATGGGCCTGCCCATGCCCATTCATCCTTCAATTCATgaacattttattttcaatgcCCCCAACTAACTTAATTTGTGCCTTCACTGGTACCCTTAATTAGTGGGAACAATGTCCTCTTTTAAAATGCAAAAAGATCAAGCCCTACCGGTATTAAAACGAACTAGCCGGCAGGGCTTCCCAAGATAATTTGAAAACCATTGTGATGCTTCATCTCCTTCATCCAATGCAGAGCCAGACCATTCCCAGACTGAGACACCATCTGCTATTTCACGTGGTTTACTGAGAGCAACCTTTAGCACATTCATCCCAGGTGCTTTTAAGACTGAGACAAATAAGTGGTAAATTACAATGAAGAGccatagagaaaaaaataaaaaagatacagaaatttaaatattcaatttGCAATGAATGGAGAAATATGTTGGacatataaaataattgttgaGAGAAATTTTAGAAGGCCTAAGCCACCTTTCAACATTAAGTCCAGAATACTGGGACCAACTAGCACAGGCCATTAAAATCACAACTCCATAATCGAGGTCATCATACCTACTAGCATAGGGCATGCAAATCATACTTCCTTTTGATCACAACATTaacattaaaaagaaagaattaaggTTTCATCTCAAAATCAGCTAGTAAACTCTATATAAACAGTCTGGCCTAGAACACACATACATAGTGATCAGAGAAACTTACATCAATTTGATAATTTAACAGTTGACAatcaatatcttttttttttttttggtatgataagtgaaaaaaaatcaatgtagGGCTTAGCCTGGTACCTGAGATGAGGCAACCACCATACCACCATAGTTTCAAAGAATTTTGTTCAGAAGACAACATAAATAAAGAACAAAGAATTTACCCATGTATGAGCTCTTGGTAGGTTCCCAACCCTCTGAAAAGGCCTCATTTGGCAACTCCACCTCAACCAAAGCAAGCTTTGGTTCAACTCTCTGAGTATATGCCCTCCCTTTGGCATTTACAACTATCCATTGCCGATCCCATCGAAATCCTGTAATATCAAgcgccaaaaaagaaaaaaaaaaaagaagtagaaaaaaaaagggacaaagCAATCAGGTCTAACtgataaaagttttattttttttatttattgtttatttttatgagtAACTTGGCTGTTTCTATAGTAGACTGCTGGTATTGTTGAGAATCTTTGGTTGTATATATTTCTTTGgctggtggattttttttttgggtgtaatTGATGTAGTTGCTTTTATAGATACTGCTGTTTTGTGTTAGTGTGTTGTTTTCGTTGTTGGTTAATGAAATTTGtattcctccaaaaaaaaaaatctaaagtaaTTTTCAATAACAACTAATTGGGGTCTGCTAAATTAATCAATTTATACAAGGATACCATCACCTATTCAGTAGACCTATGATGTAATACAACAATCCAGActctaaagaaaaagaagggctTAGGATTGGAACTCAAATGACAGGGTTACAAAATTTATATCTTTGAGACTCCTATCTTTCTGTTATCCATTTACTTTATTCAATGGCTTTGTGCCAACAGACTGTGGTTCTTAAATTGACCATTAAAATAGTTTCCCAGGTTCAGTTTCGGCTTGGTTCCTGAACGAaaaagtttgacaaatttgGTCAAAAAAATTAGGCTATCTTAGATTGGTTCAAGCCTAAGCTTGTTCATCAGCCTTACTGATTCTGCTAACTAGCATGATTTTGCCGAAGCTTAATAtctcttatcaagagaaaaacctcaTGAACTTACTATTACTTAGACTGTTCAACAGCATAACTATATAAAATTCGATGTGGCTTTAGCTcatcttttttagttttctaaCAAGAATCGCTTTCTATTTACTTCTATCCAAAatttcaactttttattttttcaaattctgaAGATCCaaaatctttgttttgttttcctccGACCAATTGTACAATTATAAAATTTCCGTTGTGGAGTAACTGTTTTGAAGAACACTAAATAAAACGCAA
This DNA window, taken from Alnus glutinosa chromosome 5, dhAlnGlut1.1, whole genome shotgun sequence, encodes the following:
- the LOC133869803 gene encoding uncharacterized protein LOC133869803, which gives rise to MAAKVSSIFVYPIKSCRGISVSQAPITPTGFRWDRQWIVVNAKGRAYTQRVEPKLALVEVELPNEAFSEGWEPTKSSYMVLKAPGMNVLKVALSKPREIADGVSVWEWSGSALDEGDEASQWFSNYLGKPCRLVRFNTASETRPVEPGYAPGHSVLFSDMYPYLLLSQGSMDALNKLLKEPISANRFRPNILVHGCEPFAEDLWTEIKINKFTFQGVKLCSRCKVPTINQETGIAGPELNDTLKKIRSDKVLRPTQKQQGKVYFGQNLVWKDSLTEGKGKILKVGDPIYIQRKVSSANEAAA